One Vespa velutina chromosome 9, iVesVel2.1, whole genome shotgun sequence DNA segment encodes these proteins:
- the LOC124951779 gene encoding DNA primase small subunit-like isoform X1, producing the protein MSTCNENIYKYLDIYYEILFPYEELCTWLGYGDVANISFREFSLRLLNQLFIRNKSFPIPSQMKATILKELPIAINIGAIYNTPPRCKSIAKFFVEKELVFDVDISDYDDVRTCCKGSDICTRCWKYIVIACKILNICLRHDFGYDHILWIFSGRRGIHCWVCDKAARILNQSKRNGILNYMGHETLKCFIKEDHFEIRKLNYYDRRVLAIIEPEFIPLCIVDQNLLGTEEGVDYFLALLPDNEAQTDVKQLFNDRISSIDRWNSFTEYHKNMINSGINYWKGLDEYLDHVKLHYCGPRFDRNVTEGTTHLLRCPFSVHNETGKIVIPFDLDEVEKFDPSATPTTKQLINEINILRRNRSFEGDVGYGSDHHETSLRKPMDIFQRFVKRVIQTK; encoded by the exons ATGAGTACGTGcaacgaaaatatttacaaatatcttgatatttattatgaaatattatttccgtACGAAGAGCTATGTACTTGGTTAGGTTATGGAGACG tcGCCAACATATCATTCAGAGAATTTTCATTGAGACTATTAAATCAATTGTTCATTAGAAACAAATCTTTTCCAATTCCTAGTCAGATGAAGGCAACTATTCTTAAGGAACTTCCAATAGCAATAAATATTGGTGCGATATATAACACGCC tCCGCGCTGCAAAAGTATAGCAAAGTTCTTCGTCGAGAAGGAACTGGTCTTTGATGTAGATATTTCTGACTACGACGACGTGAGGACGTGCTGCAAGGGATCTGATATCTGTACAAGATGTTGGAAGTACATTGTTATCGCCtgcaaaatattaaatatatgtttaagAC ATGATTTTGGTTACGATCATATACTGTGGATCTTTTccggaagaagaggaatacaTTGTTGGGTTTGCGATAAAGCTGCTAGAATATTGAATCAAAGTAAACGCAATGGGATATTGAATTATATGGGACATGAAACGTTAAAGTGTTTCATCAAGGAGGACCATTTCGAAATAAGAAAGTTGAATTATTACGACAG gCGCGTTCTTGCTATCATAGAGCCTGAATTTATACCTTTATGCATCGTAGATCAAAATCTACTTGGTACGGAGGAGGGAGTCGATTATTTTCTGGCTCTACTTCCCGATAACGAGGCACAGACAGACGTTAAGCAATTATTTAATGATCGCATAAGCAGTATCGATAGGTGGAACTCATTCACcgaatatcataaaaatatgattaattcC GGCATAAATTATTGGAAGGGACTGGATGAATATCTAGATCATGTAAAGTTGCATTATTGCGGTCCAAGATTTGATAGGAATGTAACAGAGGGTACAACGCATTTGTTGAGATGCCCATTTTCTGTGCACAATGAAACTGGCAAAATCGTTATACCGTTCGACTTAGACGAAGTAGAAAAGTTTGATCCGTCGGCCACTCCTACGACAAAACAGTTGattaacgaaattaatattCTAAGGAGAAATCGGTCGTTCGAAGGAGACGTAGGTTATGGAAGTGATCATCACGAGACTAGTTTAAGGAAACCTAtggatatttttcaaagatttgTAAAACGAGTAATACAAACgaagtaa
- the LOC124951779 gene encoding DNA primase small subunit-like isoform X3 produces the protein MKATILKELPIAINIGAIYNTPPRCKSIAKFFVEKELVFDVDISDYDDVRTCCKGSDICTRCWKYIVIACKILNICLRHDFGYDHILWIFSGRRGIHCWVCDKAARILNQSKRNGILNYMGHETLKCFIKEDHFEIRKLNYYDRRVLAIIEPEFIPLCIVDQNLLGTEEGVDYFLALLPDNEAQTDVKQLFNDRISSIDRWNSFTEYHKNMINSGINYWKGLDEYLDHVKLHYCGPRFDRNVTEGTTHLLRCPFSVHNETGKIVIPFDLDEVEKFDPSATPTTKQLINEINILRRNRSFEGDVGYGSDHHETSLRKPMDIFQRFVKRVIQTK, from the exons ATGAAGGCAACTATTCTTAAGGAACTTCCAATAGCAATAAATATTGGTGCGATATATAACACGCC tCCGCGCTGCAAAAGTATAGCAAAGTTCTTCGTCGAGAAGGAACTGGTCTTTGATGTAGATATTTCTGACTACGACGACGTGAGGACGTGCTGCAAGGGATCTGATATCTGTACAAGATGTTGGAAGTACATTGTTATCGCCtgcaaaatattaaatatatgtttaagAC ATGATTTTGGTTACGATCATATACTGTGGATCTTTTccggaagaagaggaatacaTTGTTGGGTTTGCGATAAAGCTGCTAGAATATTGAATCAAAGTAAACGCAATGGGATATTGAATTATATGGGACATGAAACGTTAAAGTGTTTCATCAAGGAGGACCATTTCGAAATAAGAAAGTTGAATTATTACGACAG gCGCGTTCTTGCTATCATAGAGCCTGAATTTATACCTTTATGCATCGTAGATCAAAATCTACTTGGTACGGAGGAGGGAGTCGATTATTTTCTGGCTCTACTTCCCGATAACGAGGCACAGACAGACGTTAAGCAATTATTTAATGATCGCATAAGCAGTATCGATAGGTGGAACTCATTCACcgaatatcataaaaatatgattaattcC GGCATAAATTATTGGAAGGGACTGGATGAATATCTAGATCATGTAAAGTTGCATTATTGCGGTCCAAGATTTGATAGGAATGTAACAGAGGGTACAACGCATTTGTTGAGATGCCCATTTTCTGTGCACAATGAAACTGGCAAAATCGTTATACCGTTCGACTTAGACGAAGTAGAAAAGTTTGATCCGTCGGCCACTCCTACGACAAAACAGTTGattaacgaaattaatattCTAAGGAGAAATCGGTCGTTCGAAGGAGACGTAGGTTATGGAAGTGATCATCACGAGACTAGTTTAAGGAAACCTAtggatatttttcaaagatttgTAAAACGAGTAATACAAACgaagtaa
- the LOC124951779 gene encoding DNA primase small subunit-like isoform X2 translates to MIANISFREFSLRLLNQLFIRNKSFPIPSQMKATILKELPIAINIGAIYNTPPRCKSIAKFFVEKELVFDVDISDYDDVRTCCKGSDICTRCWKYIVIACKILNICLRHDFGYDHILWIFSGRRGIHCWVCDKAARILNQSKRNGILNYMGHETLKCFIKEDHFEIRKLNYYDRRVLAIIEPEFIPLCIVDQNLLGTEEGVDYFLALLPDNEAQTDVKQLFNDRISSIDRWNSFTEYHKNMINSGINYWKGLDEYLDHVKLHYCGPRFDRNVTEGTTHLLRCPFSVHNETGKIVIPFDLDEVEKFDPSATPTTKQLINEINILRRNRSFEGDVGYGSDHHETSLRKPMDIFQRFVKRVIQTK, encoded by the exons ATGA tcGCCAACATATCATTCAGAGAATTTTCATTGAGACTATTAAATCAATTGTTCATTAGAAACAAATCTTTTCCAATTCCTAGTCAGATGAAGGCAACTATTCTTAAGGAACTTCCAATAGCAATAAATATTGGTGCGATATATAACACGCC tCCGCGCTGCAAAAGTATAGCAAAGTTCTTCGTCGAGAAGGAACTGGTCTTTGATGTAGATATTTCTGACTACGACGACGTGAGGACGTGCTGCAAGGGATCTGATATCTGTACAAGATGTTGGAAGTACATTGTTATCGCCtgcaaaatattaaatatatgtttaagAC ATGATTTTGGTTACGATCATATACTGTGGATCTTTTccggaagaagaggaatacaTTGTTGGGTTTGCGATAAAGCTGCTAGAATATTGAATCAAAGTAAACGCAATGGGATATTGAATTATATGGGACATGAAACGTTAAAGTGTTTCATCAAGGAGGACCATTTCGAAATAAGAAAGTTGAATTATTACGACAG gCGCGTTCTTGCTATCATAGAGCCTGAATTTATACCTTTATGCATCGTAGATCAAAATCTACTTGGTACGGAGGAGGGAGTCGATTATTTTCTGGCTCTACTTCCCGATAACGAGGCACAGACAGACGTTAAGCAATTATTTAATGATCGCATAAGCAGTATCGATAGGTGGAACTCATTCACcgaatatcataaaaatatgattaattcC GGCATAAATTATTGGAAGGGACTGGATGAATATCTAGATCATGTAAAGTTGCATTATTGCGGTCCAAGATTTGATAGGAATGTAACAGAGGGTACAACGCATTTGTTGAGATGCCCATTTTCTGTGCACAATGAAACTGGCAAAATCGTTATACCGTTCGACTTAGACGAAGTAGAAAAGTTTGATCCGTCGGCCACTCCTACGACAAAACAGTTGattaacgaaattaatattCTAAGGAGAAATCGGTCGTTCGAAGGAGACGTAGGTTATGGAAGTGATCATCACGAGACTAGTTTAAGGAAACCTAtggatatttttcaaagatttgTAAAACGAGTAATACAAACgaagtaa
- the LOC124951778 gene encoding intraflagellar transport protein 74 homolog translates to MNLEGEAGNEKQMERPVTRWRRETLDKTLKKKIESNEIERPTSRRGIKEEIEEYGSSFRSATPAARNAPLAVRTPSASISGLSRLNTGLSMSGLERPITQHGIASIRPGTAGRGTSMTRQVQDKRYYEGLVQLKMRELSQEMATIVRDIDMQNKERATILHYDKRAKDLAGELTALQGELADYNIVVDKMSSNIEKESMDQETKELLSRNERSMAEIEDMFERRQEMEQRLRRTEKEMGTVRERTEKLIDMMDPGTRERYEILRKEKVKVEKTIALMQEELEVLSKEQDHFEEQMALSPFKQEAVKLHVKIMDGEYKRDKLREEEGNRLPPEKEREELLVKIKQDNMEMAAAEAQLAGKKKRLAEVEVELERLETDLEDGNADKQTKYKELRKREEVMEQFAATFDDNKAEEMERIRKLEISIVEYLERISNGGGDADGHNLTRNEEVLLILNKSKHEDYYETGERTTANNINNNRSFEVLRNDYIDLKETLRKLEILEDKLRLEIGDINEQTHGREYELIQLEDFNGFKVKDQMKREDANVEHKRLMDERTIGEVELKTVNDDYKRIKERFNDNRIFLEIEALEKKLIDLREENKKSNDLIVRQKEQVDYLPRKQQALKLMKEYGTILEENSKTLY, encoded by the exons ATGAATCTCGAGGGCGAAGCGGGTAACGAAAAGCAAATGGAAAGGCCGGTGACTCGTTGGCGCCGCGAGACGCTCGACAAgaccttaaaaaaaaagatcgaaagtaATGAAATCGAAAGACCAACCTCTAGAAGAGGAATCAAAGAGGAGATCGAAGAGTACGGTAGTAGCTTTCGATCCGCGACTCCTGCGGCTAGAAATGCGCCATTGGCCGTTAGGACACCTTCGGCTTCTATTTCGGGTTTGTCTCGTTTGAATACGGGACTATCGATGTCCGGTCTGGAAAGACCCATTACCCAGCACGGAATTGCCTCTATCCGTCCTGGTACTGCTGGCAGAGGCACGTCGATGACGAG ACAAGTTCAGGACAAAAGATATTACGAGGGACTCGTACAATTAAAAATGCGAGAATTGTCGCAAGAGATGGCGACTATCGTACGGGACATCGACATGCAGAACAAGGAAAGGGCCACTATATTGCATTACGATAAAAGGGCGAAGGATTTGGCAGGGGAATTAACGGCGTTACAGGGAGAACTCGCCGATTATAATATCGTCGTCGATAAAATGAGCTCGAACATTGAAAAGGAATCGATGGACCAAGAGACGAAAGAACTGTTATCGAGAAACGAACGGTCCATGGCCGAGATAGAGGATATGTTCGAGCGTAGGCAAGAAATGGAGCAACGATTGCGTAGAACGGAAAAGGAAATGGGAACGGTGAGGGAACGTACGGAAAAATTGATCGACATGATGGATCCAGGTACGAGAGAAAGGTACGAGATATTGCGGAAGGAAAAGGTTAAGGTCGAGAAAACGATCGCCCTTATGCAGGAGGAACTGGAGGTGTTGTCGAAGGAACAGGACCACTTCGAGGAACAAATGGCGTTGTCCCCGTTTAAACAGGAGGCCGTTAAGTTACACGTTAAAATTATGGACGGCGAATATAAGAGGGATAAACTGAGGGAGGAAGAGGGCAACAGATTGCCgcctgaaaaagaaagggaggaatTATTGGTGAAGATAAAACAGGACAATATGGAGATGGCGGCCGCGGAGGCCCAACTCGCGGGTAAAAAGAAACGTCTGGCCGAGGTGGAGGTGGAATTGGAACGATTGGAGACAGATTTGGAGGATGGCAATGCCGATaaacaaacgaaatataaagagTTACGAAAGCGTGAGGAAGTTATGGAGCAATTCGCTGCCACCTTCGACGACAATAAAGCCGAAGAAATGGAAAGGATAAGGAAATTGGAGATATCGATAGTCGAGTATTTGGAAAGAATATCGAACGGCGGCGGTGACGCGGATGGGCATAACTTAACGAGGAACGAGGAGGTTTTATTGATTCTAAATAAGTCCAAGCACGAGGATTATTACGAGACCGGCGAGCGTACTACggcaaataatattaataataatcgaagttTCGAAGTGTTaagaaacgattatatcgatttaaaagaGACATTGCGCAAATTGGAAATATTGGAGGATAAATTGAGATTAGAAATAGGCGATATTAATGAACAAACGCACGGCAGGgaatatgaattaattcaGTTGGAAGATTTCAATGGTTTCAAAGTGAAAGATCAAATGAAACGCGAGGATGCGAATGTCGAGCATAAAAGGTTGATGGACGAGCGAACGATCGGCGAGGTAGAATTGAAAACTGTCAATGATGATTATAAACGAATCAAGGAGCGTTTCAAcgataatagaatttttctcgAGATTGAGGCgcttgaaaagaaattaatcgatctaagggaagaaaataaaaagagcaaTGATTTAATCGTACGACAAAAGGAACAAGTTGATTATTTACCGCGTAAACAGCAAGCCTTGAAATTGATGAAAGAATACGGTACGATACTCGAAGAAAATTCCAAAACTCTTTATTGA
- the LOC124951775 gene encoding leucine-rich PPR motif-containing protein, mitochondrial-like isoform X2 — protein sequence MTIEPDQRIYCSLLNVISKTGDSELTVNMIKKMKGGINRWSKETFDVIVKANAMQGNIEEAYKVIEEMKFHEIVPSTETYVYLAYGYARTGVISNVIDIFQEYHPSVTNIIDVIKILIRCGYEEHVDRILKFLPVSLKLNDLSLITNAIIELIYAGKRKNALKMIINLPTESKVMNICVEYVRHFVNEGIQLDKSDEDILKMIHEIIDHKYSPFVINEATEVALSKGRISLALSLFEEMRKNGMPVRSHYYWPLLIEAHGSADRNKFYSLIKHMISSNVEMDKDTLIDYVLPFANLNFVDPIEMTKRLIDNGINYMSVIESVSAFLLRENKLKDLILLQSKFKVKINFCDSYLEKSLVQGYDKATDKLAFTSLMLKILYTMKPPYLYILNGLLNDAAEFKKLQRLIEFLQILKKYKVILPRGEIEVMKKRIVEINLSEMDEWKAIEDLLKDMDYKEIDMSVKGDSSDLILSLNPHPNKMDTEELRNHIIELKSKNLKTRGAIKKLLERYCKCNDLKGAEGIKEEIISNNIDWTPGMRAMLFDLYVKNNLLDKAEVELNEIRNNFNHFMLDNNKILSYAICLVKNNRLDDAFNAINDIKNINASMNVTGKCLRLLSAITNGERHGDAEKMLITLVKNNYCKLENSLLNPLVKSHIERNDIESAVDSFLRCAKKYKQTPAKQILLGILVRHMGDSSIPDIKNKLKKVLNSIRDIHGEPVAVVKLILALAELGEIEQLREIFQMRDVQMKLLINDIRNYDNDSKLNISLTIFEVIKYTKNINVNLLCDYILSIYDQNNDSEGADRLLREMERESIRPTKKYISKFRAAQ from the exons ATGACCATAGAACCCGATCAGAGGATATATTGTTCTCTATTGAATGTAATATCAAAAACTGGTGATTCTGAATTAACCGTCaatatgataaagaaaatgaaaggggGAATAAATCGTTGGAGCAAGGAAACGTTCGATGTGATTGTCAAAGCAAATGCCATGCAGGGGAATATCGAGGAGGCTTATAAAGTAatcgaagaaatgaaattccaTGAGATCGTCCCATCTACCGAAACTTACGTTTACTTAGCGTACGGTTATGCAAGGACCGGCGTTATATCAAACGTTATAGACATTTTTCAAGAGTACCATCCTAGTGTTACGAATATAATCgacgtaataaaaattctcattCGTTGTGGATACGAGGAGCACGTAGATAGgattttaaaatttctacctgtatcgttgaaattaaatgatttatctttaattactAATGCCATTATCGAGCTCATATATGccggtaaaaggaaaaatgcaCTCAAGATGATAATTAATCTTCCTACGGAATCAAAGGTTATGAATATTTGCGTGGAATATGTCAGACACTTTGTAAACGAGGGAATACAATTGGATAAATCGGACgaggatattttaaaaatgatacacGAAATCATAGATCATAAATATTCTCCGTTTGTCATAAACGAAGCTACCGAAGTTGCCTTGTCCAAAGGCAGGATATCTTTGGCTCTTAGTTTATTCgaggaaatgagaaagaacgGCATGCCGGTGCGTTCTCATTATTATTGGCCTTTGTTAATAGAAGCGCATGGTAGCGCAGACAGAAACAAGTTTTACTCTCTCATTAAGCACATGATATCCTCGAACGTCGAGATGGATAAAGATACGCTCATTGATTACGTATTACCTTTTGCGAATCTTAATTTCGTTGATCCTATTGAGATGACGAAAAGATTGATCGATAAtggaattaattatatgagCGTGATAGAAAGCGTCAGTGCCTTTCTCTTGCGTGAAAACAAATTAAAGGATCTAATTTTATTGCAATCTAAATTCAaagtgaaaattaatttttgtgaCAGTTACTTGGAAAAGTCTCTTGTCCAGGGATATGATAAAGCAACCGACAAGTTGGCTTTCACGTCGTTGatgttaaaaattctttatacgATGAAGCCACcctatttgtatattttgaaTGGATTATTAAACGACGCAGCCGAGTTTAAAAAGTTGCAGCGGcttattgaatttttacaaatattaaaaaaatataaagtaatattgcCAAGGGGAGAGATCGAAGTCATGAAGAAACGCATTGTTGAGATAAATTTATCGGAGATGGACGAATGGAAAGCTATCGAGGATTTATTGAAAGACATGGACTACAAGGAAATAGATATGAGTGTGAAAGGTGACTCGTCAGAtttgatattatcattgaatCCGCATCCAAATAAGATGGACACCGAGGAACTGCGTAATCATATTATAGAACTTAAATCTAAAAATCTGAAAACTCGTGGAGCGATTAAGAAATTACTCGAACGATATTGTAAATGTAACGATTTAAAGGGTGCCGAGGgtataaaggaagaaattatttctaataatatcgattggaCACCAGGAATGAGAGCGATGTTATTTGAtttgtatgtaaaaaataatctattggATAAAGCCGAAGTTGAGTTAAatgaaattcgaaataatttcaatcatttcatgttagataataataaaatattatcgtatgCTATTTGTTTGGTGAAAAACAATAGATTGGACGATGCATTCAATGcgataaacgatattaaaaatattaatgcttCTATGAATGTTACTGGCAAATGTTTGCGATTGTTGTCTGCGATAACGAATGGCGAGCGTCATGGCGATGccgaaaaaatgttaataactctcgttaagaataattattgtaaattgGAGAATAGTTTACTCAATCCATTGGTAAAAAGTCATATTGAGAGAAACGACATAGAATCTGCCGTGGATAGTTTTCTACGGTGTGCGAAGAAATATAAGCAAACCCCGgcgaaacaaatattattaggaATATTGGTTAGGCATATGGGTGATTCGTCGATACCGGATATTAAGAATAAGTTGAAGAAGGTTTTAAACAGTATAAGAGATATTCACGGAGAGCCAGTGGCTGTGGTAAAGTTGATCCTGGCATTGGCGGAACTCGGTGAAATCGAACAATTACGGGAGATATTTCAg ATGCGAGACGTGCAAATGAAACTATTGATTAACGATATTCGCAATTACGATAACGACAGTAAGCTGAATATATCGTTAACTATATTCGAAGTCATCAAGTATACCAAGAACATAAATGTAAATCTTTTGTGCGATTACATACTTTCGATCTATG ATCAAAATAATGATAGCGAGGGAGCTGACCGATTACTCAGAGAAATGGAAAGGGAATCGATAAGGCCGActaaaaagtatataagtaAGTTCCGCGCGGCCCAATAA
- the LOC124951775 gene encoding leucine-rich PPR motif-containing protein, mitochondrial-like isoform X1 has product MALYNRFSRLLKYYKKTYVSSYQRFCSFEKYFVEKNDSIDLKKYEGQHLDFHNSAISNCSPSLTFNTLENKILNFCINLRNGRVYLNDIEEIIQIYEKTNNVLLDNIDLILLKCCGELLSGVDLLTRRKLTKKVWNLLERKGCEITLKHYNVLLEVYAQNLEFINPREFLDNMTIEPDQRIYCSLLNVISKTGDSELTVNMIKKMKGGINRWSKETFDVIVKANAMQGNIEEAYKVIEEMKFHEIVPSTETYVYLAYGYARTGVISNVIDIFQEYHPSVTNIIDVIKILIRCGYEEHVDRILKFLPVSLKLNDLSLITNAIIELIYAGKRKNALKMIINLPTESKVMNICVEYVRHFVNEGIQLDKSDEDILKMIHEIIDHKYSPFVINEATEVALSKGRISLALSLFEEMRKNGMPVRSHYYWPLLIEAHGSADRNKFYSLIKHMISSNVEMDKDTLIDYVLPFANLNFVDPIEMTKRLIDNGINYMSVIESVSAFLLRENKLKDLILLQSKFKVKINFCDSYLEKSLVQGYDKATDKLAFTSLMLKILYTMKPPYLYILNGLLNDAAEFKKLQRLIEFLQILKKYKVILPRGEIEVMKKRIVEINLSEMDEWKAIEDLLKDMDYKEIDMSVKGDSSDLILSLNPHPNKMDTEELRNHIIELKSKNLKTRGAIKKLLERYCKCNDLKGAEGIKEEIISNNIDWTPGMRAMLFDLYVKNNLLDKAEVELNEIRNNFNHFMLDNNKILSYAICLVKNNRLDDAFNAINDIKNINASMNVTGKCLRLLSAITNGERHGDAEKMLITLVKNNYCKLENSLLNPLVKSHIERNDIESAVDSFLRCAKKYKQTPAKQILLGILVRHMGDSSIPDIKNKLKKVLNSIRDIHGEPVAVVKLILALAELGEIEQLREIFQMRDVQMKLLINDIRNYDNDSKLNISLTIFEVIKYTKNINVNLLCDYILSIYDQNNDSEGADRLLREMERESIRPTKKYISKFRAAQ; this is encoded by the exons ATGGCATTGTACAATAGGTTTTCTCGActattgaaatattacaaaaagacCTACGTGAGCAGTTATCAAAGATTTTGTAGTTTTGAGAAATACTTTGTTGAGAAGAACGATAGCATTGATTTGAAGAAATACGAAGGGCAACACCTTGATTTTCATAATTCGGCGATTTCTAATTGTTCTCCTTCGTTAACGTTCAACACgttagaaaacaaaattttaaatttttgtataaatctaCGAAATGGTAGGGTCTATCTAAATGATATAGAGGAAATTATTCAAATCTATGAGAAAACGAACAATGTACTATTGGACAATATTGATTTGATATTGCTGAAATGTTGCGGCGAATTGTTATCCGGTGTCGATCTCCTAACAAGACGAAAGTTAACTAAAAAGGTATGGAATTTGCTCGAAAGGAAAGGGTGTGAAATAACGTTGAAACATTATAATGTCCTCCTTGAAGTTTACGCGCAAAATTTGGAATTTATAAATCCCCGTGAATTTTTAGATAATATGACCATAGAACCCGATCAGAGGATATATTGTTCTCTATTGAATGTAATATCAAAAACTGGTGATTCTGAATTAACCGTCaatatgataaagaaaatgaaaggggGAATAAATCGTTGGAGCAAGGAAACGTTCGATGTGATTGTCAAAGCAAATGCCATGCAGGGGAATATCGAGGAGGCTTATAAAGTAatcgaagaaatgaaattccaTGAGATCGTCCCATCTACCGAAACTTACGTTTACTTAGCGTACGGTTATGCAAGGACCGGCGTTATATCAAACGTTATAGACATTTTTCAAGAGTACCATCCTAGTGTTACGAATATAATCgacgtaataaaaattctcattCGTTGTGGATACGAGGAGCACGTAGATAGgattttaaaatttctacctgtatcgttgaaattaaatgatttatctttaattactAATGCCATTATCGAGCTCATATATGccggtaaaaggaaaaatgcaCTCAAGATGATAATTAATCTTCCTACGGAATCAAAGGTTATGAATATTTGCGTGGAATATGTCAGACACTTTGTAAACGAGGGAATACAATTGGATAAATCGGACgaggatattttaaaaatgatacacGAAATCATAGATCATAAATATTCTCCGTTTGTCATAAACGAAGCTACCGAAGTTGCCTTGTCCAAAGGCAGGATATCTTTGGCTCTTAGTTTATTCgaggaaatgagaaagaacgGCATGCCGGTGCGTTCTCATTATTATTGGCCTTTGTTAATAGAAGCGCATGGTAGCGCAGACAGAAACAAGTTTTACTCTCTCATTAAGCACATGATATCCTCGAACGTCGAGATGGATAAAGATACGCTCATTGATTACGTATTACCTTTTGCGAATCTTAATTTCGTTGATCCTATTGAGATGACGAAAAGATTGATCGATAAtggaattaattatatgagCGTGATAGAAAGCGTCAGTGCCTTTCTCTTGCGTGAAAACAAATTAAAGGATCTAATTTTATTGCAATCTAAATTCAaagtgaaaattaatttttgtgaCAGTTACTTGGAAAAGTCTCTTGTCCAGGGATATGATAAAGCAACCGACAAGTTGGCTTTCACGTCGTTGatgttaaaaattctttatacgATGAAGCCACcctatttgtatattttgaaTGGATTATTAAACGACGCAGCCGAGTTTAAAAAGTTGCAGCGGcttattgaatttttacaaatattaaaaaaatataaagtaatattgcCAAGGGGAGAGATCGAAGTCATGAAGAAACGCATTGTTGAGATAAATTTATCGGAGATGGACGAATGGAAAGCTATCGAGGATTTATTGAAAGACATGGACTACAAGGAAATAGATATGAGTGTGAAAGGTGACTCGTCAGAtttgatattatcattgaatCCGCATCCAAATAAGATGGACACCGAGGAACTGCGTAATCATATTATAGAACTTAAATCTAAAAATCTGAAAACTCGTGGAGCGATTAAGAAATTACTCGAACGATATTGTAAATGTAACGATTTAAAGGGTGCCGAGGgtataaaggaagaaattatttctaataatatcgattggaCACCAGGAATGAGAGCGATGTTATTTGAtttgtatgtaaaaaataatctattggATAAAGCCGAAGTTGAGTTAAatgaaattcgaaataatttcaatcatttcatgttagataataataaaatattatcgtatgCTATTTGTTTGGTGAAAAACAATAGATTGGACGATGCATTCAATGcgataaacgatattaaaaatattaatgcttCTATGAATGTTACTGGCAAATGTTTGCGATTGTTGTCTGCGATAACGAATGGCGAGCGTCATGGCGATGccgaaaaaatgttaataactctcgttaagaataattattgtaaattgGAGAATAGTTTACTCAATCCATTGGTAAAAAGTCATATTGAGAGAAACGACATAGAATCTGCCGTGGATAGTTTTCTACGGTGTGCGAAGAAATATAAGCAAACCCCGgcgaaacaaatattattaggaATATTGGTTAGGCATATGGGTGATTCGTCGATACCGGATATTAAGAATAAGTTGAAGAAGGTTTTAAACAGTATAAGAGATATTCACGGAGAGCCAGTGGCTGTGGTAAAGTTGATCCTGGCATTGGCGGAACTCGGTGAAATCGAACAATTACGGGAGATATTTCAg ATGCGAGACGTGCAAATGAAACTATTGATTAACGATATTCGCAATTACGATAACGACAGTAAGCTGAATATATCGTTAACTATATTCGAAGTCATCAAGTATACCAAGAACATAAATGTAAATCTTTTGTGCGATTACATACTTTCGATCTATG ATCAAAATAATGATAGCGAGGGAGCTGACCGATTACTCAGAGAAATGGAAAGGGAATCGATAAGGCCGActaaaaagtatataagtaAGTTCCGCGCGGCCCAATAA